DNA from Helicobacter sp. 11S03491-1:
CAAGCATTATTATTGAAGCCAAAAGTCCTATATAAGCAAAAATCCAACCTTGAGAAAATCCTATAAATAATGCCCAAAAAATAACAGCCAAAACATGAAACACTCTGGAAATAATGAGTGTTTTTCGCTCTCCAAAAATAGCAGGGATAGAATATAACCCTTCTTTTTTATCAAATTCAATATCTTGAATCGAATACAGTAAATCAAACCCTCCCACCCAAAACACCACCCCCATAGCTAAAAACACACTCCATAGAGTTATCTCTCCTGTAACTGCAATAACCCCTGCAATAGGAGCTAATCCCAAAGAAATACCCAAAACCAAATGTGCTAAATAACTAAATCTTTTTGTGTAAGAATATCCCCCCAGAATAATCAAAAAAGGGATAGACAAATAAAAAGCCAATTCATTGATATAATAACTCACCCCTATAAAAATCATTGCATTAAAAATACAAAATAACAAAACTGAAAATGGAGATATTCTACCATCTACACTAGGTCTTTTGTCTGTTCTGGAATTTTTTATATCAATATCACGATCGCAATAACGATTAAAACCCATTGCAAAATTTCTCGCACTTACCAAAGCCAAAATACACAAAAACAAAATTCTAAAACCAAACCATATGCTATTGTTTATCTCTACAGAAGCCACAATCATCGCAATCAAAATAAATGCACCCGAAAAAATTGTATGCTCAAAAGCAACTAACTCGCTAAATTCTTTAAACTTTTTAAACACTCTTTATTCCCCTATAATCACTTAATACCCAATGAGACAACTTTTTTTAGACCCTCAGAAACACTCATATCTGATCTTTGTAATTGATCATTTTTTACTCGAAGCAAAATACCTGATGTAGGGTTGGGAGTTGTAGGGACAAAAACCCAATAATACCCTTCTTCTTCTTTTGTGATGAAACCTATCACACTATTTCCGGCCAAATCAACATAAGCCACACCCAAATAATTGTCCCCACCTTTTCCTGAAAACATTTTAATCACATCTTTTAGAACTGCATAAATCGTAGCTACTCCGGGAATCTTGCTAATAATAAATTCAGAAACTTTAATTAATAAAAATTCTTTATTTTTTTCAAACAAAAACCCTGCATAAATAAGCAAGAGCACCATAACAATCAAAATACTAATTGTCGCGCTTATGCTATTAGCAGTAGTATTAAAAATAATTTCAACAAAGCCTTTAATAAAACCAAAAATAAAAGATAAAAACCAAAGCAGGATAATAATAGGCAATAAAACCAAAATTCCCTTGCCTATAAGCCTAAAAATTGTATTCATTGCTTTCCTTAATATTTTGATATATTTTACAATTTTTTGACTATAAAAAACTAT
Protein-coding regions in this window:
- the mqnP gene encoding menaquinone biosynthesis prenyltransferase MqnP — its product is MFKKFKEFSELVAFEHTIFSGAFILIAMIVASVEINNSIWFGFRILFLCILALVSARNFAMGFNRYCDRDIDIKNSRTDKRPSVDGRISPFSVLLFCIFNAMIFIGVSYYINELAFYLSIPFLIILGGYSYTKRFSYLAHLVLGISLGLAPIAGVIAVTGEITLWSVFLAMGVVFWVGGFDLLYSIQDIEFDKKEGLYSIPAIFGERKTLIISRVFHVLAVIFWALFIGFSQGWIFAYIGLLASIIMLVYEQYLVSLDFKNIPKAFFVTNGYLGFVFFIFILIDGIGKTHGM
- a CDS encoding DUF502 domain-containing protein, encoding MNTIFRLIGKGILVLLPIIILLWFLSFIFGFIKGFVEIIFNTTANSISATISILIVMVLLLIYAGFLFEKNKEFLLIKVSEFIISKIPGVATIYAVLKDVIKMFSGKGGDNYLGVAYVDLAGNSVIGFITKEEEGYYWVFVPTTPNPTSGILLRVKNDQLQRSDMSVSEGLKKVVSLGIK